The region CACGCGGAAGTTCTGATCATTGCCGGAGCAAATTGTGCCGAGACGTTCCCCATCCTCAATGGATTTCTCTGGAAACAGCGTGACAACGGTGGTGTGTGGATAGTCATCGATCCGCGTGAGACCCCAACAGCTCGTCAGGGCGATCTGCATTTACAACTCAAGCCCGGTACAGACGTCGCGGTCGCCAACGGCATCTTGAATGTCCTGATCACCGAAAACCTGATCGACCAGGCGTTTATCGACAGCCGCACTAATGACTGGGAAGCGACCAGGGCGGCGGCATTAAATTATCCACCCGATGTCGCTTCGGAGATCTCCGGCGTTCCAGCGGAAAAGATCATTCAGGCCGCTCGCCTCTACGGTCGTGCAAAAACCGGCATGATCATGCACGCCCGCGGCATCGAGCACCATTCGAACGGAACCGAGAACGTACTGAGTTATATCAATATCGCACTTGCGACCGGGAAGATCGGCTCGGAAGGCCGCGGTTACGGCACGATCACCGGTCAGGGCAACGGGCAGGGCGGCCGAGAACATGGACAGAAGGCCGACCAACTACCCGGCTATCGCTCGATGCTAAATCCAGAACATCGGAAATACATAGCCGAAGTTTGGGGCATTGACGAATCAGAATTGCCTGAAGCAGGCGTATCTGCCGTGGAGCTTTTCAACAAAATGCGCGAGGACGAGATCAGAGGCTTGCTGTCGATCTGCAGCAACATGATGGTCTCGCTACCGGATACCAATCAGGTGCGGAAGTCGCTCGAAGGGCTCGAATTTAACGTCTGCATCGACTTCTTTTTGTCCGAAAGTGCCCGTTACGCCGATGTAGTACTTCCCGGCACGACATGGTCCGAGGACGAAGGTACGACTACGAGCGGTGAGGGCCGTGTGATAAAGATAAATAAGGCGATAGACCCTCCGGGAGAAGCACGCCAGGACTGGCGGATATTGCAGGAGATCGCGGTCCGGATGGGCCGCGGTAAGTACTTTCAGTTTGAGTCCCCCCGGGCCATATTTGACGAACTTCGCGCCGCCTCCAAGGGTGGTAAGGCTGACTATTTCGGAATCACATACGAAAAGATCGACAAGCAGGACGGCGTCTTCTGGCCGTGCCCGACCGAGGAAAGTACGGGGACGCCACGCCTTTTCGAGGACCGGTTCGCTCACGACGACGGTAAGGCTAAATTTCACGCGATCGAGTATAAAGGGGCCGCCGAGAAGCCCGATGAAGAGTATCCTCTGATCTTTACCAGCGGGCGCATCGTTCACCAGTATTTGTCCGGTAATCAGACTCGGCGTATCGGCTTTCTTGTTCAGCAGTGCCCGGAGCCTTTCGTTGAGATGCATCCTGAAACCGCGATGAAGTACAAGATCAACGACGGCGAGCGTGTGAAGGTAGTTTCGCGTCGCGGTGAAGGCATCTTTCCCGCTCTGGTCGTAAAAACGATCAGGCCAGACACGATCTTTGTGCCCTATCATTGGGGGGAGGAACTCGCGGCGAATCAGATCACCAACGCAGCACTCGACCCGACCTCAAAGATACCGGAATTCAAGGCATGTGCCGCGCGTTTAGAGAAAATACTTACGAGAGAATTGCCGATACTAGGCGAGGTGCGAAAGGGAACGTCACAGAACGAAGTGCAGAGAGGAAAATAGCGCATGAACGAAACCATGTTTATCGATCCGCAGCGATGCATAGGATGCAGATCCTGTGTCGCAGCGTGCCGCGAGTGTTCGACGCATAAGGGGTACTCGATGATCTTTGTCGATTACATCGACCGCAGCGAGACAACCGCTACCATGCCGACCATTTGCATGCATTGTGAAGAACCGACTTGTGCGCTTGTCTGCCCCGCAGACGCGATCAAACAGAATGAAGATGGCGTGGTTATGTCAGCGCTAAAGCCGCGATGTCTCGATTGCCGCAATTGCGTGAACGCGTGCCCGTTTGGCGTGCCGAAGTACAACTCTGCGATGCATTTACAGATGAAATGCGACATGTGTTACGACCGAACAAGTGAGGGCCTGATGCCAATGTGCGCCAGCGTTTGCCCGACCGGTGCATTAGCCTTCGGCACCTATGAGCAGATCGTTCCGCTGCGAAGAACTAAGCCGGTCAATGCTCATGTTTTTGGCAATCAGAGTGTCAAGACAAAGGTCTACATGATGCTGCCGACAGACGCCGACGAGGTCAGCATTGACGGGTGTGGCGTTTTCGAAGGACAGATAGCTCTCGATGGCGCTCCTGTTAGGGAAGAATCGTGGATAGACACTCAAGTGGAGGAATCCGATAAAAGCAATGAATTCTAAAGCCTTCGACCAAGAATCAATCAAGAAGATACTAGCCGCAGATAATGAAATATCGGATGAAAACAACGTCCGTGCGGCGACCGCTCCGTTTCAGGCCGAGTTTCCGTACGAGCGCGACAGCGAGGCTCAGGTCACCAGGCGGGAGTTTTGCAACTTTCTCTTTTTGACATCGAGCGCATTATTCGTCGGTGCAGCCGGATTCGCTGGCAAAGCTGCCTACGATGCCCGTTCGCCAAAGACCTTCGCTCCGGCAAAGATCGACGGAGCAATGAGCATTGAACCGGGAACAGCTCTGAATTTTACGTATCCGGCTACGGAAGATACTGCGATCCTTATACGAGACACGGATGGAAACTACGCTGCCTTTGGGCAGAAATGCACGCATCTGTCTTGCCCGGTCTACTATTCAAAAGCAAACGACCGTCTCGAATGCCCGTGTCACAATGGTGGTTTTAGCTCCAAGACCGGCGAAGTATTATATGGCCCGCCGCCGCGTCCTCTCGACAGAATTGAGCTTGAGACGATCAATGGCGAGATCTTTGCAGTTAAAAGAGAGGTGCGTGGAAATGAAGGCTAACGTCAAGCCGCAAAGACCGCAGAGCCGCGGACTCGCCGCCGTTTGGCAGGCCCGTCTCGCGATGCTTGTTATGATCAACGTGGCTCAACTCTGGATCCTCTCGGCAGCGGTAGAGGCTGCTCTTGCGCATGCGTACACTCAACTGGCTCCGCTCGTCATTGCCTCAGGTATCTGCTGGCTGATCGCACTTAGCATAATCGTTTGGTGGAAACCCTCTCCGCCTCGATGAGCCGACCCAGTTTTTCATTAAGCTCGTTGATTTCGCTCGGTTTGTGGCCACAGGTATAAGACTTGACGGGAACCTTGTATAAGACGTATGGATACCAAGACATTTCAGCCTGGCTCAGCTCGGGCACTTTTTTTTTCGACAACTGCCTTTGCCGTTACGTTTGCCGTCTGGGGTCTTATCGCCGCACTCGCCCCCACCTTCACCGAGCTATACGGCCTTTCTGGCAAGGAAAAAAGCCTTTTGATCGCGATTCCTGTCCTGCTGGGCTCGATCGGCCGTCTTTTTGCCGGAATGCTGGCGGATAAATATGGCGGTCGACGTATCTTTGCGGCCCTTCTCATATTTTCAGCGGTACCTGCGATCGCTAT is a window of Chloracidobacterium sp. DNA encoding:
- a CDS encoding Rieske 2Fe-2S domain-containing protein; this translates as MNSKAFDQESIKKILAADNEISDENNVRAATAPFQAEFPYERDSEAQVTRREFCNFLFLTSSALFVGAAGFAGKAAYDARSPKTFAPAKIDGAMSIEPGTALNFTYPATEDTAILIRDTDGNYAAFGQKCTHLSCPVYYSKANDRLECPCHNGGFSSKTGEVLYGPPPRPLDRIELETINGEIFAVKREVRGNEG
- the fdhF gene encoding formate dehydrogenase subunit alpha, translated to MSKVENLASIIDRFGPHLHDEPIGGWSAERKIDKIVPTHCPYCGMQCGMNLLVEKNHVVGVEPRYDFPVNEGRLCPKGVTAYLQTHHPDRLEYPLIKRNGNFERASWDEALDLIVSKFKGLQEKYGKDSIAVYSGSSLTTEKTYLVGKFARLGLQTRYIDYNGRLCMASAAGGNNKAFGIDRAANPWSDIPHAEVLIIAGANCAETFPILNGFLWKQRDNGGVWIVIDPRETPTARQGDLHLQLKPGTDVAVANGILNVLITENLIDQAFIDSRTNDWEATRAAALNYPPDVASEISGVPAEKIIQAARLYGRAKTGMIMHARGIEHHSNGTENVLSYINIALATGKIGSEGRGYGTITGQGNGQGGREHGQKADQLPGYRSMLNPEHRKYIAEVWGIDESELPEAGVSAVELFNKMREDEIRGLLSICSNMMVSLPDTNQVRKSLEGLEFNVCIDFFLSESARYADVVLPGTTWSEDEGTTTSGEGRVIKINKAIDPPGEARQDWRILQEIAVRMGRGKYFQFESPRAIFDELRAASKGGKADYFGITYEKIDKQDGVFWPCPTEESTGTPRLFEDRFAHDDGKAKFHAIEYKGAAEKPDEEYPLIFTSGRIVHQYLSGNQTRRIGFLVQQCPEPFVEMHPETAMKYKINDGERVKVVSRRGEGIFPALVVKTIRPDTIFVPYHWGEELAANQITNAALDPTSKIPEFKACAARLEKILTRELPILGEVRKGTSQNEVQRGK
- a CDS encoding 4Fe-4S dicluster domain-containing protein, coding for MNETMFIDPQRCIGCRSCVAACRECSTHKGYSMIFVDYIDRSETTATMPTICMHCEEPTCALVCPADAIKQNEDGVVMSALKPRCLDCRNCVNACPFGVPKYNSAMHLQMKCDMCYDRTSEGLMPMCASVCPTGALAFGTYEQIVPLRRTKPVNAHVFGNQSVKTKVYMMLPTDADEVSIDGCGVFEGQIALDGAPVREESWIDTQVEESDKSNEF